In one Streptomyces sp. NBC_00597 genomic region, the following are encoded:
- the pknB gene encoding Stk1 family PASTA domain-containing Ser/Thr kinase: MEEPRRLGGRYELSHVLGRGGMAEVYLAHDTRLGRTVAVKTLRADLARDPSFQARFRREAQSAASLNHPAIVAVYDTGEDYVDNISIPYIVMEYVDGSTLRELLHSGRKLLPERTLEMTIGILQALEYSHRAGIVHRDIKPANVMLTRTGQVKVMDFGIARAMGDSGMTMTQTAAVIGTAQYLSPEQAKGEQVDARSDLYSAGCLLYELLSVRPPFIGDSPVAVAYQHVREEPQPPSNFDPEITPEMDAIVLKALVKDPDYRYQSADEMRADIEACLEGQPVAAAAAMGAPGYGYPDQAGGYGHQGYDQPTTALRTSDAGQTSMLPPMPPGDGGYGYGDQGQGGYDQGHGRRQQKKSRASTILLVTAGVLVLVGAILIGRSLFSGGADNRPSVPKLIGETFEQAQKTGDNVGLKVEKEADEACDNQPKGNVCSQNPAPDTKVDKGSTVKVKVSSGAPNLPVPNVLNLKFEDAEKALKDKGFAVEKKTQESERAAGTVLDQDPKSGTAQKGSTVTLTVAKEQAKSDMPDLLGKTREQAVKALNDAKLKLGSTTEVDSPGAPPKTVVQQQYQAGEQLAVGTTVNIQIAKAGQQTQVPQLITKTVAQAKADLASRGLSLQVIAGPTDDKAIVMVTDPPAGTPVEAGRVINVQTVAGQQDGGNNGGNGFFGGLTGGRR, translated from the coding sequence ATGGAAGAGCCGCGTCGCCTCGGCGGCCGGTACGAGCTGAGCCACGTGCTCGGCCGCGGTGGCATGGCCGAGGTCTACCTCGCCCACGACACCCGGCTCGGCCGTACCGTCGCCGTCAAGACCCTGCGTGCCGATCTCGCCCGCGACCCGTCCTTCCAGGCCCGGTTCCGGCGCGAGGCCCAGTCGGCCGCGTCGCTGAACCATCCGGCGATCGTCGCGGTCTACGACACCGGCGAGGACTACGTCGACAACATCTCCATCCCGTACATCGTGATGGAGTACGTCGACGGCTCCACCCTGCGCGAGCTCCTGCACTCCGGCCGCAAGCTGCTGCCCGAGCGCACCCTGGAAATGACCATCGGCATCCTCCAGGCGCTCGAATACTCGCACCGCGCCGGCATCGTGCACCGCGACATCAAGCCCGCCAACGTCATGCTCACCCGTACCGGCCAGGTCAAGGTCATGGACTTCGGCATCGCCCGCGCCATGGGCGACTCCGGCATGACCATGACGCAGACCGCGGCCGTCATCGGCACCGCCCAGTACCTCTCCCCGGAGCAGGCCAAGGGCGAGCAGGTCGACGCGCGCTCCGACCTCTACTCCGCGGGCTGCCTGCTGTACGAGCTGCTCAGCGTCCGGCCGCCGTTCATCGGCGACTCCCCGGTCGCCGTCGCGTACCAGCACGTACGGGAAGAGCCGCAGCCGCCGTCGAACTTCGACCCCGAGATCACGCCCGAGATGGACGCCATCGTCCTGAAGGCGCTGGTCAAGGACCCCGACTACCGCTACCAGTCCGCCGACGAGATGCGCGCCGACATCGAGGCCTGCCTCGAAGGCCAGCCCGTCGCCGCGGCGGCGGCCATGGGTGCGCCCGGCTACGGCTACCCCGACCAGGCGGGCGGCTACGGTCACCAGGGCTACGACCAGCCCACCACCGCGCTGCGCACCTCCGACGCCGGCCAGACCTCCATGCTCCCGCCGATGCCCCCGGGCGACGGCGGGTACGGGTACGGGGACCAGGGCCAGGGCGGCTACGACCAGGGCCACGGCCGCCGCCAGCAGAAGAAGAGCAGGGCCTCGACGATCCTGCTGGTGACCGCGGGCGTCCTCGTCCTGGTCGGCGCCATCCTCATCGGCCGCTCCCTCTTCAGCGGCGGCGCCGACAACCGGCCCAGCGTGCCCAAGCTCATCGGCGAGACCTTCGAGCAGGCCCAGAAGACCGGCGACAACGTCGGCCTCAAGGTCGAGAAGGAAGCCGACGAGGCCTGCGACAACCAGCCCAAGGGCAACGTCTGCTCGCAGAACCCGGCACCGGACACCAAGGTCGACAAGGGCTCCACGGTCAAGGTCAAGGTCTCCTCGGGCGCGCCGAACCTGCCGGTGCCCAACGTCCTCAACCTGAAGTTCGAGGACGCGGAGAAGGCCCTCAAGGACAAGGGCTTCGCCGTCGAGAAGAAGACCCAGGAGTCCGAGCGCGCCGCCGGCACCGTCCTGGACCAGGACCCGAAGAGCGGCACGGCCCAGAAGGGCTCGACCGTCACGCTGACCGTCGCCAAGGAGCAGGCGAAGTCGGACATGCCCGACCTCCTCGGGAAGACCCGGGAGCAGGCGGTCAAGGCACTCAACGACGCCAAGCTCAAGCTCGGCAGCACCACGGAGGTCGACTCCCCCGGTGCCCCGCCGAAGACGGTCGTCCAGCAGCAGTACCAGGCGGGCGAGCAGCTCGCCGTGGGTACGACGGTCAACATCCAGATCGCCAAGGCCGGGCAGCAGACCCAGGTCCCGCAGCTGATCACCAAGACCGTCGCCCAGGCCAAGGCGGACCTCGCGAGCCGGGGCCTGAGCCTCCAGGTCATCGCGGGTCCGACCGACGACAAGGCGATCGTCATGGTCACCGACCCGCCGGCGGGCACCCCCGTGGAAGCGGGCCGGGTCATCAACGTCCAGACCGTCGCCGGCCAGCAGGACGGCGGCAACAACGGCGGAAACGGCTTCTTCGGCGGCCTGACGGGCGGCCGGCGCTAG
- a CDS encoding penicillin-binding protein 2 — protein MNKPLRRISIFCGLLVLALLIRTNWLQYVQADELSTRKENRRVQIAQYATQRGNIIVAGGQAITGSATTDGSDYKYKRTYTDGQLWSPVTGYASQAFGSTQLESLEDKILTGNDDRLFFDRTIGMFTGEKKAGGNVVTTLMPDAQKAAFEKLGDKTGAVAAIDPRTGAILALVSTPSYDPSSFAGNAKTDEKAWVELKDSPEKKLVNRALRETYPPGSTFKVVTAAAALEHGVVTDINAPTDTPEPFLLPTTQTPMVNHAKGCEKASLNFALQVSCNSVFANVADKVTKDKMLETAQKFGFNNDKIDTPVRAFASIYDKNMNRPSNSLSAIGQYNTAATPLQMAMVAAAVANDGKLMKPYMVDQLTAPNLDVIEKHEPQEMSRPLSPANAQKLQQMMVNVVENENGTGGKAKIKGVTVGGKTGTAQHGEKNAKRPYAWFISYAKTDKGSPVAVAVVIEDSDADREDISGGGLAAPVAKAVMEAVLKNQG, from the coding sequence ATGAACAAGCCCCTGCGTCGCATCTCGATCTTCTGCGGGCTGCTCGTCCTCGCACTGCTGATCCGCACCAACTGGCTCCAGTACGTCCAGGCCGACGAGCTCAGCACCCGCAAGGAGAACCGCCGGGTCCAGATCGCCCAGTACGCCACCCAGCGCGGCAACATCATCGTTGCGGGCGGCCAGGCCATCACGGGCTCCGCCACCACGGACGGCAGCGACTACAAGTACAAGCGGACCTACACCGACGGCCAGCTCTGGTCGCCGGTGACGGGGTACGCCTCCCAGGCCTTCGGCTCGACCCAGCTCGAATCCCTCGAAGACAAGATCCTCACCGGCAACGACGACCGGCTGTTCTTCGACCGCACCATCGGCATGTTCACCGGCGAGAAGAAGGCCGGCGGCAACGTCGTCACCACGCTGATGCCCGACGCCCAGAAGGCCGCGTTCGAGAAGCTCGGCGACAAGACCGGTGCCGTCGCCGCGATCGACCCGCGCACCGGCGCCATCCTCGCCCTGGTCAGCACCCCCTCGTACGACCCCTCCAGCTTCGCCGGCAACGCCAAGACGGACGAGAAGGCCTGGGTCGAGCTGAAGGACAGCCCGGAGAAGAAGCTCGTCAACCGCGCCCTGCGCGAGACCTACCCGCCCGGCTCGACGTTCAAGGTCGTCACCGCCGCGGCCGCGCTGGAGCACGGCGTCGTCACCGACATCAACGCGCCGACGGACACCCCCGAGCCGTTCCTGCTGCCGACGACGCAGACCCCGATGGTCAACCACGCCAAGGGCTGCGAGAAGGCGAGCCTCAACTTCGCGCTGCAGGTGTCCTGCAACTCCGTCTTCGCCAACGTCGCCGACAAGGTGACGAAGGACAAGATGCTGGAGACGGCGCAGAAGTTCGGCTTCAACAACGACAAGATCGACACCCCGGTCCGGGCGTTCGCGAGCATCTACGACAAGAACATGAACCGGCCGAGCAACTCGCTCTCCGCGATCGGCCAGTACAACACCGCGGCCACCCCGCTCCAGATGGCGATGGTCGCCGCGGCCGTCGCCAACGACGGCAAGCTGATGAAGCCGTACATGGTCGACCAGCTCACCGCCCCCAACCTCGACGTCATCGAGAAGCACGAACCGCAGGAGATGAGCCGCCCGCTCTCCCCGGCCAACGCGCAGAAGCTCCAGCAGATGATGGTGAACGTCGTCGAGAACGAGAACGGCACCGGCGGCAAGGCCAAGATCAAGGGCGTCACCGTCGGCGGCAAGACCGGTACCGCCCAGCACGGCGAGAAGAACGCCAAGCGCCCCTACGCCTGGTTCATCTCCTACGCCAAGACCGACAAGGGCTCCCCGGTCGCCGTCGCCGTCGTCATCGAGGACAGCGACGCCGACCGCGAGGACATCAGCGGTGGCGGCCTCGCGGCGCCCGTCGCGAAGGCCGTCATGGAAGCCGTCCTGAAGAACCAGGGCTGA
- a CDS encoding FtsW/RodA/SpoVE family cell cycle protein, whose product MSVVTNTTTIGAIELPSRRNTELVLLVFAVVIPIFAYANVGLSIHGELPPGMFAYGGGLAVLAGLAHLVVRRYAKYADPLLLPIATLLNGLGCVLIWRLDQSERLQNLAKRSFGQFSESAPRQMMYTAVAIAMFAGVLLLLKDHRTLQRFTYISMAASLVLLILPVVPGLGADVFGAKIWISVAGFSIQPGEFAKIVIAIFFAGYLMVKRDALALASRRFMGLYLPRGRDLGPILMIWAMSLLVLVFENDLGTSLLFFGMFVIMLYVATERTSWIVIGLVMSVAGAAVVGATASHVKARVTAWLDPFACYSKSGACEQVGQSIMSFGSGGVLGTGWGQGNSDLIGFAANSDFIFATVGEELGLAGVMAFLLLYGLIIERGVRTALAARDPFGKLFAIGLSGAFALQIFVVAGGVMGLIPLTGMTMPFLASGGSSVLANWALIGILIRISDTARRPAPAPAPSPDSEMTQVVRPS is encoded by the coding sequence ATGAGCGTTGTCACCAACACGACCACCATTGGCGCCATCGAGCTGCCGAGCCGGCGGAACACCGAGCTCGTGCTGCTCGTTTTCGCCGTGGTCATCCCGATCTTCGCCTACGCCAACGTGGGCCTGTCGATCCACGGCGAGCTGCCGCCCGGCATGTTCGCGTACGGAGGCGGCCTGGCCGTGCTCGCCGGCCTCGCCCACCTCGTGGTGCGCCGCTACGCGAAGTACGCCGACCCGCTGCTCCTGCCGATCGCCACGCTGCTCAACGGACTCGGCTGCGTGCTGATCTGGCGCCTCGACCAGTCCGAGCGGCTGCAGAACCTGGCCAAGCGCAGCTTCGGGCAGTTCTCCGAGTCGGCCCCCCGCCAGATGATGTACACCGCGGTGGCCATCGCCATGTTCGCCGGTGTGCTGCTGCTGCTCAAGGACCACCGCACCCTGCAGCGCTTCACGTACATCTCCATGGCCGCCTCGCTGGTGCTGCTGATCCTGCCCGTCGTCCCGGGCCTCGGCGCCGACGTCTTCGGCGCGAAGATCTGGATCAGCGTCGCCGGTTTCTCCATCCAGCCCGGTGAGTTCGCGAAGATCGTCATCGCGATCTTCTTCGCCGGCTACCTGATGGTGAAGCGCGACGCCCTCGCGCTGGCCAGCCGCCGCTTCATGGGTCTCTACCTGCCGCGCGGCCGCGACCTCGGCCCGATCCTGATGATCTGGGCGATGAGCCTGCTCGTGCTCGTCTTCGAGAACGACCTCGGCACCTCGCTGCTCTTCTTCGGCATGTTCGTGATCATGCTGTACGTGGCCACCGAGCGCACCAGCTGGATCGTCATCGGCCTGGTCATGAGCGTGGCCGGTGCCGCCGTCGTCGGCGCGACCGCCAGCCACGTCAAGGCCCGTGTCACCGCCTGGCTCGACCCCTTCGCCTGCTACTCCAAGTCGGGCGCCTGTGAGCAGGTCGGCCAGTCGATCATGAGCTTCGGCTCGGGCGGGGTCCTCGGCACCGGCTGGGGCCAGGGCAACTCCGACCTGATCGGATTCGCCGCCAACTCCGACTTCATCTTCGCCACCGTCGGCGAGGAGCTCGGCCTGGCGGGCGTCATGGCCTTCCTCCTGCTCTACGGCCTGATCATCGAGCGCGGCGTGCGCACCGCCCTCGCGGCCCGCGACCCCTTCGGCAAGCTCTTCGCCATCGGCCTGTCCGGCGCCTTCGCGCTCCAGATCTTCGTGGTCGCCGGCGGAGTCATGGGACTCATCCCCCTGACCGGTATGACCATGCCGTTCCTCGCGTCCGGCGGCTCGTCCGTCCTCGCCAACTGGGCCCTCATCGGGATCCTCATCCGGATCAGCGACACCGCACGCCGCCCCGCCCCGGCCCCGGCACCGTCCCCCGACTCCGAAATGACCCAGGTGGTCCGCCCGTCATGA
- a CDS encoding PP2C family serine/threonine-protein phosphatase, whose product MSLSLRFAAGSHKGMIREGNEDSGYAGPRLLAVADGMGGQAAGEVASSEVISSLVQLDDDVPGSDILTSLATAVQRANDQLRVMVEEDAQLEGMGTTLTALLWTGQRLGLVHVGDSRAYLLRDGVLTQITQDHTWVQRLVDEGRITEEEATTHPQRSLLMRALGSGDTVEPDLSIREVRTGDRYLICSDGLSGVVSHQTLEETLAGYHGPHETVQALIQLALRGGGPDNITCIVADVLDTDSGDTLAAQLNDTPVVVGAVAENQHQLFDGGNAMQTPAGRASGLGRQAPPPAGSFGPPGSGDAPGYGYPDQSQGSGGAYGTFGEPDPYDDDARFEDTYDNPRRRRGKGRKWTTRTLILLIVAGVVGGGLYAAHRWTQTQFYIGVKGEHVALFRGISQNLGPLELSKVETDRTDIELKYLPPFKRKLVEATITETSLDGARQKIDELGVQVTACKKDEERRAAEAQNPPAPGPSLTPSEQSLVGLCGKQ is encoded by the coding sequence ATGAGTCTGTCCCTGCGGTTCGCCGCCGGATCCCACAAGGGCATGATCCGCGAGGGCAACGAGGACTCCGGCTATGCCGGTCCCCGTCTCCTCGCCGTGGCCGACGGCATGGGCGGCCAGGCCGCCGGCGAGGTCGCCAGCTCCGAGGTGATCTCCTCACTCGTGCAGCTCGACGACGACGTCCCGGGCTCCGACATCCTCACCTCGCTGGCCACTGCTGTGCAGCGGGCGAACGACCAGCTGCGCGTCATGGTCGAGGAGGACGCCCAGCTCGAAGGCATGGGCACCACCCTGACCGCGCTCCTGTGGACCGGCCAGCGCCTGGGACTCGTCCACGTCGGAGACTCCCGCGCCTACCTGCTCCGCGACGGCGTCCTCACGCAGATCACCCAGGACCACACCTGGGTGCAGCGCCTCGTCGACGAGGGCCGCATCACCGAAGAAGAAGCCACCACCCACCCGCAGCGCTCCCTCCTCATGCGGGCGCTCGGCAGCGGTGACACCGTCGAGCCCGACCTCTCGATCCGCGAGGTCCGCACCGGCGACCGCTACCTCATCTGCTCCGACGGGCTGTCCGGCGTCGTCTCCCACCAGACCCTGGAAGAGACCCTCGCCGGCTACCACGGCCCCCACGAGACCGTGCAGGCCCTGATCCAGCTCGCCCTGCGCGGCGGCGGACCGGACAACATCACCTGCATCGTCGCGGACGTCCTCGACACCGACAGCGGCGACACCCTGGCCGCCCAGCTGAACGACACCCCGGTCGTCGTCGGCGCGGTCGCCGAGAACCAGCACCAGCTCTTCGACGGCGGCAACGCCATGCAGACCCCGGCGGGCCGCGCCTCCGGGCTGGGCCGCCAGGCCCCCCCGCCGGCGGGCTCGTTCGGGCCCCCCGGCAGCGGTGACGCCCCCGGCTACGGATACCCCGACCAGAGCCAGGGCAGCGGCGGCGCGTACGGCACCTTCGGCGAACCCGACCCGTACGACGACGACGCCCGCTTCGAGGACACGTACGACAACCCCCGCCGGCGCCGCGGCAAAGGGCGCAAGTGGACCACCCGCACCCTGATCCTGCTGATCGTGGCCGGTGTCGTCGGCGGCGGCCTGTACGCCGCGCACCGCTGGACCCAGACGCAGTTCTACATCGGCGTCAAGGGCGAGCACGTCGCGCTGTTCCGCGGCATCAGCCAGAACCTCGGACCGCTGGAGCTCTCCAAGGTGGAGACCGACCGGACCGACATCGAACTGAAGTACCTGCCGCCCTTCAAGCGCAAGCTCGTCGAGGCCACCATCACCGAGACCAGCCTCGACGGCGCCCGCCAGAAGATCGACGAACTCGGCGTCCAGGTCACCGCCTGCAAGAAGGACGAGGAACGCCGCGCCGCGGAAGCGCAGAACCCACCAGCACCCGGCCCCAGCCTGACTCCCTCGGAGCAGTCGCTGGTCGGCCTCTGCGGCAAGCAGTAG
- a CDS encoding FHA domain-containing protein — MSELTLTVMRLGFLAVLWLFVIVAVQVIRSDLFGTRVTQRGSRRGSAAAGAPAQPGRQAAAPPQQRQRRGAPTKLVVSEGTLTGTTVALAGQTITLGRAHDSTIVLDDDYASSRHARIYPDRDGQWIVEDLGSTNGTYLDRTRLTTPTPIPPGAPIRIGKTVIELRK; from the coding sequence ATGTCAGAGCTGACCCTGACGGTCATGCGGTTGGGTTTCCTGGCCGTTCTGTGGCTGTTCGTCATCGTGGCCGTCCAGGTCATCCGCAGCGACCTGTTCGGTACGCGCGTCACGCAGCGCGGCTCGCGCCGCGGCAGCGCCGCTGCCGGGGCGCCGGCGCAGCCGGGCCGCCAGGCCGCCGCGCCGCCGCAGCAGCGCCAGCGCCGCGGAGCGCCGACCAAGCTCGTCGTCTCCGAGGGCACCCTCACGGGCACCACGGTCGCCCTCGCCGGGCAGACGATCACGCTGGGCCGCGCCCATGACTCAACGATCGTGCTGGACGACGACTACGCCTCCAGCCGCCATGCCAGGATCTACCCCGACCGTGACGGCCAGTGGATCGTCGAGGATCTCGGGTCCACCAACGGCACGTATCTCGACCGGACCCGGCTGACCACCCCGACGCCCATTCCGCCGGGCGCCCCGATCCGCATCGGCAAGACCGTCATCGAGCTGCGGAAGTAG
- a CDS encoding DUF3662 and FHA domain-containing protein — protein MGVLKRFEQRLEGLVNGTFAKVFKSEVQPVEIAGALQRECDNNATIWNRERTVVPNDFIVELSAGDYERLSPYSGQLGDELAGLVRDYAKQQRYSFMGPIKVNLEKADDLDTGLYRVRSRTLASSTSQAQPQAPQNQQGGYGYPPVSAPPMPAGPPPGGAARRPGGGGPAPVPTGGATRRHWIEINGTRHQISRPTLVLGRSTEADVRIDDPGVSRRHCEIRTGTPSTIQDLGSTNGIVVDGQHTTRATLRDGSRIVVGSTTIIYRQAEG, from the coding sequence ATGGGAGTCCTGAAGCGGTTCGAGCAGCGACTCGAAGGTCTGGTGAACGGCACCTTCGCCAAGGTGTTCAAGTCCGAGGTCCAGCCCGTCGAAATCGCCGGCGCCCTCCAGCGCGAGTGCGACAACAACGCGACGATCTGGAACCGCGAGCGGACCGTCGTCCCCAACGACTTCATCGTCGAGCTCAGCGCCGGCGACTACGAACGCCTGAGCCCCTACTCCGGGCAGCTCGGCGACGAGCTCGCGGGCCTCGTCCGCGACTACGCCAAGCAGCAGCGCTACAGCTTCATGGGCCCGATCAAGGTCAACCTGGAGAAGGCCGACGACCTCGACACCGGGCTCTACCGGGTCCGCAGCCGCACGCTCGCCTCCAGCACCTCCCAGGCGCAGCCGCAGGCTCCCCAGAACCAGCAGGGCGGCTACGGCTACCCCCCGGTCTCCGCACCCCCGATGCCCGCCGGACCGCCCCCGGGCGGAGCCGCGCGCCGGCCGGGCGGCGGCGGACCGGCTCCCGTACCCACCGGAGGCGCCACCCGGCGCCACTGGATCGAGATCAACGGCACCCGCCACCAGATCTCGCGCCCCACGCTCGTACTCGGCCGAAGCACCGAAGCCGACGTGCGGATCGACGACCCCGGCGTTTCGCGCCGGCACTGTGAGATCCGGACCGGAACGCCCTCGACGATCCAGGATCTCGGGTCCACCAACGGCATCGTGGTGGACGGGCAGCACACCACCCGCGCTACGCTCCGCGACGGCTCGCGGATCGTCGTGGGCAGCACCACCATCATTTACCGGCAAGCCGAAGGGTGA
- a CDS encoding sensor histidine kinase: MRAGWGWLKGPEPWTGRALAGDLVLAAVLALLGLGVEELDNGSVPRMAGSVAVVVLLTLLRRRLPATTLIAAAAVASFLPGTVLIMILLGWSAGRRIIGVGRALTAFVLAFFASVGFEVVQAWPDQRPVLVIVFSTLMFLATTVMPGLASRYWSQRRTLLQALQERNGQLMRESAMVAGQARLRERQRIAQDMHDSLGHQLALIAVHTGALEVDPQLTDRQRDAVGVLRQASVAAMHELREVVGILRDGVEAPVVVEEAGPAARGVVGIAGIVEAARSAGTDVRMTVSGRQRPLVAACDHAAYRIVQEALTNAYKHASGAPISVELRYEDDSLVVEIANGPAAGPGVGAAVSGGQGLTGLRERARLVGGMVHAGVTDGGGFRVAGVLPYGAEPAGVEDIADDFGQQAQAAFATAPPMDWAAVDRELAVRGRGPAGGIAVGCGIAVAAVVLLVIVIGAGMVLLVGSAGNAMISQGDYDKVRVGDSEQAVRGRLPDGENFMTAGLDRKGPERPEGTRCLALLSSDDSGLTTNTVFRFCFKDGKLVEKQAYEAEQ, encoded by the coding sequence ATGCGGGCGGGCTGGGGCTGGCTGAAGGGCCCGGAGCCGTGGACCGGGCGGGCGCTCGCGGGGGACCTGGTGCTCGCCGCGGTGCTCGCGCTGCTCGGGCTGGGTGTCGAGGAGCTCGACAACGGCAGCGTGCCGCGGATGGCGGGCAGCGTCGCGGTTGTGGTGCTGCTCACGTTGTTGCGGCGCCGGCTGCCGGCGACGACCCTGATCGCGGCGGCGGCGGTGGCCTCGTTCCTGCCCGGCACGGTCCTGATCATGATTTTGCTGGGCTGGTCGGCGGGGCGCCGGATCATCGGGGTGGGCCGGGCGCTGACCGCGTTCGTCCTGGCCTTCTTCGCCTCGGTCGGCTTCGAAGTGGTGCAGGCCTGGCCCGACCAGCGGCCCGTGCTGGTGATCGTGTTCTCCACGCTGATGTTCCTCGCGACGACGGTGATGCCGGGACTGGCCAGCCGCTACTGGTCGCAGCGCCGGACCCTGCTCCAAGCGCTCCAGGAACGCAACGGGCAGCTGATGCGGGAGAGCGCGATGGTCGCCGGGCAGGCCCGGCTGCGGGAACGCCAGCGGATCGCCCAGGACATGCACGACAGCCTGGGGCACCAGCTGGCGCTGATCGCCGTGCACACCGGCGCCCTGGAGGTGGACCCGCAGCTCACCGACCGCCAGCGTGACGCGGTGGGCGTGCTGCGCCAAGCGTCGGTCGCGGCGATGCACGAGCTGCGCGAGGTCGTCGGCATCCTGCGGGACGGCGTCGAGGCGCCCGTGGTCGTCGAGGAGGCCGGCCCGGCGGCGCGCGGGGTGGTCGGGATCGCGGGGATCGTCGAGGCGGCGCGGAGCGCGGGGACCGACGTACGGATGACCGTGTCGGGGCGGCAGCGGCCGCTGGTCGCGGCCTGCGACCACGCGGCGTACCGGATCGTGCAAGAGGCGCTCACCAACGCGTACAAGCACGCTTCGGGAGCGCCGATTTCGGTGGAACTGCGGTACGAGGACGACTCGCTGGTGGTCGAGATCGCCAACGGGCCGGCGGCCGGGCCGGGTGTCGGCGCCGCAGTGTCGGGCGGGCAGGGGCTCACCGGGCTGCGGGAACGGGCGCGGCTGGTCGGCGGGATGGTGCACGCCGGCGTGACCGACGGCGGCGGGTTCCGGGTGGCCGGGGTCCTCCCGTACGGGGCGGAGCCGGCGGGGGTGGAGGACATCGCCGACGACTTCGGGCAGCAGGCGCAGGCGGCGTTCGCGACCGCGCCGCCGATGGACTGGGCGGCGGTGGACCGGGAGCTGGCGGTACGGGGCCGCGGGCCGGCCGGGGGCATAGCGGTGGGCTGCGGCATCGCCGTCGCGGCGGTCGTGCTGCTGGTGATCGTGATCGGGGCCGGGATGGTGCTGCTGGTGGGCTCGGCGGGCAACGCGATGATCAGCCAGGGGGACTACGACAAGGTGCGGGTGGGCGACTCGGAGCAGGCGGTCCGGGGCCGGCTGCCCGACGGCGAGAACTTCATGACCGCGGGTCTGGACCGCAAGGGCCCGGAGCGGCCCGAGGGCACGAGGTGCCTGGCCCTGCTGTCGTCGGACGACTCGGGGCTGACCACCAATACTGTTTTCCGGTTCTGCTTCAAGGACGGCAAGCTCGTCGAGAAGCAGGCGTACGAGGCCGAGCAGTAG
- a CDS encoding response regulator transcription factor, with amino-acid sequence MTAKVIRVVIADDEPLIRAGIRMILTSAPDIDVVAEAANGREAVDLARAHAPDVMLLDIQMPVLDGLTALGELGRAAPQVRALILTTFGERENVLRALGSGGAGFLLKDSAPGELIGAVRAAAAGDAYLSPGATRHVVDQLASGRGAARAEEARRRVAELSERERGVLALLGEGLSNADAGRRLHMSEATVKTYVSRILSKLGCENRVQAALLARDAGL; translated from the coding sequence GTGACAGCCAAGGTGATCCGAGTGGTGATCGCTGACGACGAGCCGCTGATCCGGGCCGGGATCAGGATGATCCTGACCTCGGCTCCGGACATCGACGTCGTCGCGGAGGCGGCGAACGGCCGGGAGGCCGTGGACCTCGCCCGCGCACACGCCCCGGACGTGATGCTGCTGGACATCCAGATGCCGGTGTTGGACGGCCTGACCGCGCTCGGCGAGCTGGGGCGGGCGGCGCCGCAGGTGCGGGCGCTGATCCTGACCACGTTCGGAGAGAGGGAGAACGTGCTGCGGGCGCTGGGCTCGGGCGGCGCGGGGTTCCTGCTGAAGGACTCGGCGCCGGGCGAGCTGATCGGCGCGGTACGGGCGGCCGCGGCAGGGGACGCTTACCTGTCGCCGGGGGCGACCCGGCACGTGGTCGACCAGCTGGCCTCGGGACGGGGCGCGGCGCGCGCCGAGGAAGCCCGGCGACGGGTGGCGGAGCTCAGCGAGCGGGAGCGCGGGGTGCTGGCGCTGCTCGGCGAGGGGCTGTCGAACGCGGACGCCGGTCGGCGGCTGCACATGAGCGAGGCGACGGTGAAGACGTACGTGAGCCGGATCCTCTCGAAGCTGGGATGCGAGAACCGGGTTCAGGCCGCCCTGCTGGCCAGGGACGCCGGGCTGTAG